GAACTACCGTTTCGTTGCAAGAGCTGCTTGAACTCTGGTATCACTTACATTCGTAGTTTGGTGGATAGAGGGAATAACATTAAGATGAGTACTTGTAGGGATGCGACCTACGCTGCTTTAGCTAGCCGTGTTGATACTACTTCAGCTCTTGAGCTTGCTAGCTGCTTCTTTAATGTGTCTGAGCTTACCACCACTCCAGGTAGAGATATACCCAGTTTCATACAgtgtagactttttttttttctgagttCTTTGATGTCTGCTGCTCAGAGTTTCCGTTGAGTCCAGAAGCTTCTCCAAGTCCAGAGTTTGCTGATAGTCCAAGTGGCAATGATGATATTGTCTTGTCTCCAAGAAGAAGTCACCATGGTTATCACTTGACGGTGGTTCCGGCTATTGGGATCGCTGTTACAGTGTTTTCTGTTATGATGCTCGCTGTTCTGATAGTTCTTATCCAGAGAAAGAAACGGGAGCTTGATGATGATGACTCCGAGGGCAAGGATCATAATCCAACGAAGACGCTTCCTTCTTCCCTCCCTAAAGTGATGATGATTCATGAAGGTGTGTGAAGTTCTTCTAGTGAGGTGTTTAGAGCACGTTTAAGGAAACAAACATGtggtttgttttttctttgcagGTAGTTCGTTGGCTTTTAGGAAGTTTAGCTACAGGGAGATAAGGAAAGCAACTAAAGAGTTCAGCAGTGTGATTGGCAGTGGGGGCTTTGGGACTGTTCATAGAGGTGAGTTCAGTAATGGGTTGGTTGCAGCTGTGAAAAGGATGAACAGGAGCTCTGAACAAGCGGATGATGAGTTTTGCAGAGAGATTGAGCTTCTCGCCAGGCTGCACCACCGCCATCTAGTTGCTTTGAAAGGCTTTTGTACTAAAAAGAACGAGAGGTGGACTGTTTATTATTACACTTTTGCTTCCTTTTCTTTCTCCTCTGCTCATCTAACCCGAGAGTTTCCAGGTTCCTTGTCTACGAGTATATGGCAAATGGGAGCTTGACGGATCATCTACATTGTATGCTCGTGATTTTCAGATTTTCTTGTGCTAATGTTATTGACTTTTGCTTCAGAATCTTGAACCTTTGTTCTTCACTTCTGTGTAGCTACAGAGAAACCTCCACTTAGTTGGGCAACAAGGATGAAAATCGCAATCGATGTGGTTAATGCTCTGGTAAATTTCCAAAGCCTTCATCCACATCTCTCATCAAATTCTATATGGTTCTTATTACTGTTTCTTCAGGAGTACCTTCATCTCTACTGTGATCCACCTCTCTGTCACAGAGACATTAAGTCAAGCAACATATTACTCGACGACAACTTTGCTGCTAAGGTGTGTCTCATCACTTATCATGCTCAGTGACTTGTCTAATACTTTCACCGAATAAGGAAATTGATTTTTACCATGCAGCTTGCAGATTTTGGGCTTGCACATGCTTCCAGAGATGGCTCCGTTTGTTTTGAACCTATTAATACTGATATCCGTGGAACTCCAGGTCTGGATTCCAAAGGAACATCACCTATTCTTGTCTTGAAAGCTGAGCAAAAGATCAATAGAAAAGACTAAAACAGTTTGAAATCTGTGAGTTGTTTCAGGCTATGTAGATCCAGAGTATGTTGTAACACAAGAACTGACAGAGAAGAGCGACGTGTACAGCTACGGAGTGGTGTTGCTAGAGATCATAACAGGCAGAACCGCTGTCGACCAAGGTAGGAACCTGGTGGAAATGTCTCAGCCTTTACTTGTGTCAGAATCAAGACGGGTGGATCTGGTGGATCCGAGAATCAAAGACTGCATAGACGGTGAACAGCTGGAGACAGTAGTGGCGGTTGTGAGATGGTGCACTGAGAAAGAAGGCGTAGCAAGGCCATCGATCAAGCAAGTCTTGAGGCTGTTGTGTGAGAGCTGTGATCCGTTGCATATGGAGCTTGCAATGGCGGTTGAAGAGCACAAAGGGAGGTCACTGAGAGGTGGTGGTGACTCAGGGTTGGCTTCTTCCTCTAGTACTACTTCAAGGTCGCATTGTAGCAGGAGTTTCCTGCTTGAGACTGGTGGCTCTCCACCGAATGGTCTCTCCTTTTGAGTCTAAGTCACTTCTAGAAATTTGGTATTTTGGATAATAATCAACTTGTTTTCTAATTGCAATTttttggaatatatatatatatatatatgttttctaacaGAGTCAagactgatatatatataaacaaggatgtttttttattaaccaCAATAAACTAGAAAACACAAAAGGGATGATTATCATCTAAAGACTAAACACTAGACTAATGAAGGCCATGgaacaaaatatgttttttatgcaTAATGAAAACTTGTCCTACTATGTAACCTAGATTTAATAAAATTCTCTTAATCTCCTGCACATGTAGCACTATCTCTCTATTACATTAATACCATGCCATTGCCAAGTGGTGTCTGGTTCTCTTGTTGCTTTGTTCTGATATTACCATGGACCGGTTAGCGTCCTTCTCAAGCATTGCCTTTTGCTGCCCCACGGTTTCTTCGATGATTCCTTCAGCTGCCAACTCAAAAAGCAGTAGTCGTGAGCAACATAATCAAATTCAGGATGAGGTCACTCAAAAGGGAAAGGGGAGACGCAGAAAATGTTTGACAACTATAAGATCTGGATACCAATAACCATTAGatcttttatgtttcttttttcaatttggttctTATGATGCTGCAGAGTCGATGGTTTGTAGATTAACTTATGAAAACAAATAACGTTCTGAAAAGTTATACCTCATTCTTCTGCATTTCCATCATTTCAGCCTGCAACATAAGAGGAAAAAGCTCAGTTTCAGAATCAAGCGGCTATTATTTATATTCTGAGATGGAGAAGCAAAGAAACAGTGAGGTAGTCAATTCAGATACCTGTTTTCTCTGCAATTCTTGATTCACTTTCTTCAGCTTTTCAATTTCAGCTTCCAGTTCCAAGGTATAAGCCTGCAATTAATGGATAATGGAAGATAAAACATCTTAGTACTAATAGTGATTCAGAATAGAAAAACATATTACAGTTTGAATACTGACCTGCTTTCGAGCTCTTGATCTAGCAGCTGATTCTCGGTTCTTGATCATTCTCCTTTGCCTCCTCTCGATAACCTTCTCTAGACCAGtattgcttcttcttcctcgattAAGCACATAAGGAACTGGTGACAGAGAGTTGTTTTCTGCGCTGCTTGTCCCTGGAGACGTTGCTGCAACAGCAACCCCGGCTCCTCCGAAACAAGCTAAACCATTAGTATTGTTCATTGAATTATTCACAGCCCCATTAAAACTCTTGTTGACAGCAAATGCAACATTTGCTTGTTTAGGAAAAATGGTCTGAGGCAGcctctgctgctgctgctgaggATGTGACTGATTCAGCTGCTGTCGTGACTGCTGTTGTGGCTGTTGTTGAaactgctgctgctgctgcattGTACCATTGTTGAATGATATGCTGTTTTGATTTGGCTGAACAAACTCAAAGCCTAATCCCCCAGGAGCTCCGTTGTTACCATAAAAGCCGTTGTTATTGTTTCCAGTGACCTGACCCATATGCTGTGAAGAGTTGTTATCTTCTCTTACAACTCCAGCGCGGGACAGAAACTCCTCAAGTGTCATTTCCCCTAATGTCTGTTGCCTCTGCGGCGCATTATTAGACTCACCACAGCCTCCTCCGCTGCAACCTCCACCGTCTTTGGTGATCAGACATTTCCAGACCTCATCAACAGTCTTCTGACTAATCGTTCTAGGCAATGTCAACGAGCCTTGCCTCTGGAGATTCCCACCAGGTTCCACCATCGTTGTAGGAGCTGAAGAAGTCATGGTCATGGACATGGCCTGAGCTTCCTCAGCAGTCCATATGCTCTTCAAGAGTTCATCCATGTTCATCGACCCGTAATCTTTTCCAGGTCCACCTAGTAAGCTCTGAAGCTCATCAAACGTTCGTGAGTAAAGCGAAGACTGTCTCGCCAAGGGATATGCAGTATCTGTTGGCTTCATCTGGTTGAATCCTTCCCCACCAGGGTCACCACCTCCTAAGTTGTTGAAATTGATGTGAGTTCCCATATTCCTTGTGTTGGTTCACTCTAAATCGCTTCCTTTTGAGAGGTAAAAGACCATAAAAAACGAGTCAAAGGTAAAGAAGTTAGAGTAGATAACATAATGCTAAGAATCCATGACATTAAAAAAGGTCTGAGGTAAGTGACACATATTGCATGCTCACAACCATATCTAGAGTAAGTAAAGAGAAGCAAAGCAACAAAACTAGAAAAACCACATAAATAAATGTGTACACACACACATGTAAAAGCAAATGAAAGTCAAATCAATAATAGAAGATCTTCAGATAACGTTAATGCaataaacagaaaaaaagaCTTTTTGAGCAAAATGAGTTCATACAAGATACAGTGTCTTCTCAAAGACCATAAATATGAACCATATCAGCAAAATCATTACAGGGATAAATTGAACAGAACACTTGTCACATCTTGTCTGTATCTTCAGAGGATActcaaattataataattaagcaAAGTTAATGTAGGAAGAAACTCGATTGCTATAAACATTTCATGAACAAGCATGAGAAAGATGTATTCCAAGATCCAGAGGAAAAGCAAACCCCATTTCTCTTAAGTAATCGATTGAATTAAAAAAACCTAGAAAAAATAAAGCCTAAAGAATCAGATCGAAAGGACTCTCTCTTTGACTGTAATTTCACTACCAAAGGTTACTACTTTAATCTGattcaaacacacacacacaaacaacaaaacaagaacAGATGTTAAGCATAGAAGACATGTCAAGTGGATAATCCGACAAAGACAGATCCGACCAggtctaataatatatagtacCTTACCTTACCTAATTAAATCTCTCGAGAATTTAGTTTCGCAACGGAGAAACCACCAGAGACTCTGCTGGGCGAGACGACAAGTGTGTTGTTGCCATCTCGACACGATCCGCCATTTTAAAGGGtgaaagctttttttttctttcttctccctaattttcttatttttttatttttattctatatctttaacattatatttttaattagatattCATTATTTGTGTCAACATGTGGACCAATGGTAAAAAAGACTCTTAAACTTTTTATGCTTGTAATATAGTAACCAATCAGTTAGCGTAACGTGGAATATTGTGGAccgtttgttttgtttttgcctTCCGTCAATGAGGATTCGAGTGGTTGGAGATCGtgcttggatttttttttttgagttaaaTCAAATGTTGAATATTTGGGTATATTAATAGTAGCAATTACTGAATTACTTATAAAATACTATATGTATAGTTTTCAAAATGGTTGGCGATAAGGATGCATCTATTTTTCAACAATTTGCTAATTTCACCCATTAGATAAGACCATACTAAATGTCCATATTAGATAAGATATTATCCATAAAAGATAGATAAAGGGAGAAGACTATAAATCTCACAAGTGATTAAGGTTAACCAGATGATAATATAGATCAGTTTTAAGTATCGTTGTGATCTAGGataatatatttcattaatttgtttGATTCTTGAAATTATCCCTTTTATCATATAGAAGTGGTGGTGCTTTCTTTCTTAGTGCCCATTTTGGTTACAAGCCAATAAAATTATCACACcaatcttttaaaacaaaacagtaAAGGGCACTGTTGCGTGGACTCTAAAATCATCAACTTCCATATACAGAAAAGTTGTATTATTTCCTCGTTTGGAAATTAATTACAATATATTTGCTTTTGATTTCTGTTTTATATTCAAAGaaacatctattttttttttttttttgataaaagaaaacatCTACTTTTGCTACGTTAGACCGACGTTACTAGAGCGAGCATGATAAAAACATGATACAGTCTCAATACAAGTTTATGTAATCATCGCAATTCACGACTCGTACAGATGATCATCATTTGGTTACTCAAGCTTTGCCGGCTACTGAGTTTCAACTCAA
This region of Brassica napus cultivar Da-Ae chromosome C5, Da-Ae, whole genome shotgun sequence genomic DNA includes:
- the LOC106428377 gene encoding probable receptor-like protein kinase At1g49730 isoform X1 — encoded protein: MVLHKQALLLTFISVLGIHQLPLPTEAECPLDLTSSNFTLVASVCSTNADRAKCCRYMNAFVAVSVSRYANHTADLGVAPDLTSICITTISRTMELYGIPTNATLFCGLGTKILVSYDCEGLTTVTQMLRSPKFGDVSRNCELPFRCKSCLNSGITYIRSLVDRGNNIKMSTCRDATYAALASRVDTTSALELASCFFNVSELTTTPEFPLSPEASPSPEFADSPSGNDDIVLSPRRSHHGYHLTVVPAIGIAVTVFSVMMLAVLIVLIQRKKRELDDDDSEGKDHNPTKTLPSSLPKVMMIHEGSSLAFRKFSYREIRKATKEFSSVIGSGGFGTVHRGEFSNGLVAAVKRMNRSSEQADDEFCREIELLARLHHRHLVALKGFCTKKNERFLVYEYMANGSLTDHLHSTEKPPLSWATRMKIAIDVVNALEYLHLYCDPPLCHRDIKSSNILLDDNFAAKLADFGLAHASRDGSVCFEPINTDIRGTPGYVDPEYVVTQELTEKSDVYSYGVVLLEIITGRTAVDQGRNLVEMSQPLLVSESRRVDLVDPRIKDCIDGEQLETVVAVVRWCTEKEGVARPSIKQVLRLLCESCDPLHMELAMAVEEHKGRSLRGGGDSGLASSSSTTSRSHCSRSFLLETGGSPPNGLSF
- the LOC106428377 gene encoding probable receptor-like protein kinase At1g49730 isoform X2 — its product is MVLHKQALLLTFISVLGIHQLPLPTEAECPLDLTSSNFTLVASVCSTNADRAKCCRYMNAFVAVSVSRYANHTADLGVAPDLTSICITTISRTMELYGIPTNATLFCGLGTKILVSYDCEGLTTVTQMLRSPKFGDVSRNCELPFRCKSCLNSGITYIRSLVDRGNNIKMSTCRDATYAALASRVDTTSALELASCFFNVSELTTTPEFPLSPEASPSPEFADSPSGNDDIVLSPRRSHHGYHLTVVPAIGIAVTVFSVMMLAVLIVLIQRKKRELDDDDSEGKDHNPTKTLPSSLPKVMMIHEGSSLAFRKFSYREIRKATKEFSSVIGSGGFGTVHRGEFSNGLVAAVKRMNRSSEQADDEFCREIELLARLHHRHLVALKGFCTKKNERFLVYEYMANGSLTDHLHSTEKPPLSWATRMKIAIDVVNALEYLHLYCDPPLCHRDIKSSNILLDDNFAAKILGLHMLPEMAPFVLNLLILISVELQAM
- the LOC111204764 gene encoding ABSCISIC ACID-INSENSITIVE 5-like protein 7, encoding MGTHINFNNLGGGDPGGEGFNQMKPTDTAYPLARQSSLYSRTFDELQSLLGGPGKDYGSMNMDELLKSIWTAEEAQAMSMTMTSSAPTTMVEPGGNLQRQGSLTLPRTISQKTVDEVWKCLITKDGGGCSGGGCGESNNAPQRQQTLGEMTLEEFLSRAGVVREDNNSSQHMGQVTGNNNNGFYGNNGAPGGLGFEFVQPNQNSISFNNGTMQQQQQFQQQPQQQSRQQLNQSHPQQQQQRLPQTIFPKQANVAFAVNKSFNGAVNNSMNNTNGLACFGGAGVAVAATSPGTSSAENNSLSPVPYVLNRGRRSNTGLEKVIERRQRRMIKNRESAARSRARKQAYTLELEAEIEKLKKVNQELQRKQAEMMEMQKNELKESSKKPWGSKRQCLRRTLTGPW